A single region of the Chryseobacterium sp. 6424 genome encodes:
- a CDS encoding tryptophan-rich sensory protein produces the protein MKRTLQIANGIALVFTIIFNYVSNTGVFNGKTIGNVSDEYHTLLTPAGYAFSIWGLIYLLLLGFVIYTGKSLFTKKTKQHDGIVENAGWWFVISCVANCAWIIAWLYGATGTSVLILVIMLIALLKILLNVLKYTEGIAKWLINIPFQIYTGWITVALTVATSSWLAQTGWEQLGLSGAAWAMIVLGVVTIIHLYMTWSRNTAVFSLVAVWAFIAISQEEMQHSEITTFALVTAAVVLVSSLANMVKRKSI, from the coding sequence ATGAAAAGAACATTACAAATTGCCAACGGAATTGCACTGGTATTCACCATTATTTTCAACTACGTCAGCAATACCGGCGTCTTCAACGGGAAAACCATCGGAAATGTTTCTGATGAATACCATACGTTGCTTACGCCCGCAGGATATGCGTTTTCCATTTGGGGACTTATTTATTTGCTGCTGTTAGGCTTTGTAATTTACACCGGCAAAAGTCTTTTCACTAAAAAAACTAAGCAGCACGATGGCATCGTAGAGAATGCAGGCTGGTGGTTTGTAATCTCATGTGTGGCAAATTGTGCCTGGATTATCGCTTGGCTATACGGCGCTACCGGAACCTCTGTATTGATCCTTGTAATCATGCTGATTGCTCTGCTGAAAATTTTACTCAACGTATTAAAATACACTGAAGGCATTGCCAAATGGCTGATCAATATCCCGTTCCAGATTTACACGGGTTGGATCACCGTGGCACTCACGGTGGCGACTTCCTCTTGGCTTGCACAGACAGGCTGGGAACAACTAGGACTTTCAGGCGCGGCATGGGCTATGATTGTACTGGGCGTTGTGACCATCATTCATTTATACATGACCTGGAGCCGAAATACAGCGGTGTTTTCTTTAGTCGCGGTTTGGGCTTTCATAGCGATCTCGCAGGAAGAAATGCAACATTCTGAAATCACTACTTTTGCCTTAGTGACTGCCGCTGTGGTGTTGGTGAGCAGCCTGGCCAATATGGTTAAAAGAAAAAGTATTTAA
- the pcaF gene encoding 3-oxoadipyl-CoA thiolase, with the protein MKNAYIIDGVRSAIGNFKGGLSALRTDDLLASVIKNLSDRHPNLPLNKIDDVIIGCANQAGEDNRNVARMGALLAGLPVEVPGETVNRLCASGMSAVVQAARAIKAGEGDLFIAGGVEGMTRAPYALSKAETSYGTEQKMYDTSFGWRFINPQIAKLYGTEAMGKTAENLAETYKISRAEQDEFALNSQRKAKTAQQSGRLAEEIVDIKIPQRKGDPIIFNTDEFLKPNTTMDILAKLRPAFVPENGTVTAGNASGLNDGAAALLIASEEAVETYQLTPLARIVTSAVTGTEPRIMGIGPVEATKLALKRASLSLEDMDFIELNEAFAAQSIACLHELGIATDDPRVNVNGGAIALGHPLGMSGARITYSAALELHKTGKRYALATMCVGVGQGYAVILENAAYR; encoded by the coding sequence ATGAAAAACGCATATATTATTGATGGTGTCCGTTCAGCAATCGGTAACTTTAAAGGTGGCCTGTCTGCGCTACGTACCGATGATCTTCTGGCATCAGTCATTAAAAATCTTAGTGACAGACATCCTAATTTACCTCTAAATAAAATTGACGATGTAATAATAGGCTGTGCCAACCAAGCCGGCGAAGATAACCGCAATGTGGCAAGAATGGGCGCGCTGCTCGCCGGGCTGCCGGTAGAGGTACCTGGGGAAACTGTAAACCGGCTGTGTGCCTCGGGGATGAGTGCGGTAGTGCAGGCTGCCAGAGCCATAAAAGCAGGTGAAGGTGACCTCTTTATTGCCGGTGGTGTGGAAGGGATGACGCGTGCTCCATATGCCCTATCGAAAGCTGAAACCAGCTACGGAACGGAACAGAAAATGTATGACACCAGCTTTGGCTGGCGCTTTATAAACCCGCAGATCGCAAAGCTATATGGCACCGAAGCCATGGGTAAAACAGCAGAAAATCTTGCTGAAACATATAAGATCTCAAGGGCCGAACAGGATGAGTTTGCACTTAATTCACAGCGGAAAGCAAAGACAGCACAACAATCCGGTCGTTTAGCCGAGGAAATAGTTGACATAAAAATCCCACAACGTAAGGGAGACCCAATCATTTTCAACACCGACGAGTTCCTGAAACCTAATACAACAATGGATATTCTGGCAAAATTACGTCCGGCATTTGTCCCCGAAAATGGTACAGTGACTGCTGGCAATGCCTCCGGTCTCAATGATGGTGCAGCTGCGCTGTTAATTGCCTCAGAAGAAGCGGTGGAAACTTATCAGCTTACGCCTTTGGCCAGAATCGTCACCTCAGCAGTCACCGGAACCGAACCTCGGATTATGGGCATCGGTCCGGTAGAAGCTACGAAACTCGCACTTAAAAGAGCGTCATTATCTCTGGAAGATATGGATTTCATTGAATTGAACGAAGCTTTCGCCGCACAAAGCATCGCCTGCTTACACGAACTGGGCATCGCTACAGATGACCCCCGCGTAAACGTGAATGGTGGCGCTATTGCCCTCGGTCATCCACTTGGGATGAGCGGCGCACGGATCACCTATTCCGCTGCGCTCGAATTACATAAAACCGGTAAACGCTATGCTTTAGCCACCATGTGTGTTGGTGTAGGACAAGGTTACGCTGTCATCCTAGAAAATGCTGCGTACAGATAA
- a CDS encoding MBL fold metallo-hydrolase, whose translation MIAFITVVVLLLVATLIIINQPQFGKAPSGKRLERIKNSPHYKNGRFDNLNATPQLAEDTSMPEVMFRMLFGTKKLLKPATKLNFTKTDLKNLQRHENVFIWMGHSSYFLQTEGKKILVDPVLSGYAAPFSFINKAFAGTDLYSADDLPELDYLMITHDHWDHLDFETVTKIKSKVKTVITGLGTAEHLEYWGYDPKKIIELDWGEKHNLEEGFTVHCETARHFSGRGLKRDQAIWASFVLESPRQCIYIGGDSGYDGHFSKIGEKYGHFDLAILENGQYNKDWRYIHFMPGENIQAMKDLRAKRMIPVHSSKFTLAAHPWNEPLNKVTELNTENLRIITPAIGEKAAWEDDNKTYRKWWLDYD comes from the coding sequence ATGATTGCCTTTATCACTGTTGTTGTGCTGCTTCTTGTCGCCACACTCATCATCATCAACCAGCCCCAATTCGGCAAAGCACCTTCGGGCAAACGCCTCGAAAGGATCAAAAACTCGCCGCATTATAAAAACGGCCGTTTCGATAACCTGAATGCGACACCGCAGCTTGCAGAGGATACCTCGATGCCGGAAGTGATGTTCCGTATGCTTTTCGGTACCAAAAAGCTGTTGAAACCTGCCACAAAACTCAATTTCACCAAAACAGACCTTAAAAATCTTCAGCGGCACGAAAACGTATTCATTTGGATGGGACATTCCTCTTATTTTTTACAGACTGAAGGCAAGAAAATTCTTGTAGATCCTGTTTTAAGTGGCTACGCCGCACCTTTTTCATTTATCAATAAAGCATTCGCCGGCACTGATCTATATTCTGCTGATGATTTGCCTGAACTGGATTATCTGATGATTACACACGATCACTGGGATCACCTGGATTTTGAAACCGTTACCAAAATAAAATCTAAAGTAAAAACCGTCATCACTGGCCTAGGCACCGCTGAACATCTGGAGTATTGGGGTTACGACCCGAAAAAAATAATTGAGTTGGATTGGGGCGAAAAACACAATCTAGAAGAAGGATTTACCGTACATTGCGAAACCGCACGGCACTTTTCCGGACGTGGACTAAAGCGGGACCAAGCGATTTGGGCCAGTTTTGTGCTTGAAAGTCCGCGGCAGTGCATTTACATCGGTGGCGACAGCGGGTATGATGGACACTTCAGTAAAATAGGCGAGAAATACGGCCATTTCGATTTGGCAATCCTTGAAAACGGGCAATATAATAAAGATTGGCGCTACATCCATTTTATGCCAGGAGAAAACATACAGGCCATGAAAGACCTTCGCGCAAAACGTATGATCCCGGTACATTCATCGAAATTCACGCTGGCTGCACACCCATGGAACGAGCCACTGAATAAAGTAACCGAACTGAATACCGAGAATCTACGCATCATCACCCCCGCCATTGGCGAAAAGGCCGCCTGGGAAGATGATAATAAGACATACCGTAAATGGTGGCTTGATTACGACTAA